Proteins encoded by one window of Mercenaria mercenaria strain notata chromosome 4, MADL_Memer_1, whole genome shotgun sequence:
- the LOC123552386 gene encoding transmembrane protein 161B-like codes for MAVLGAQLVFSLIVFSFLQKLSSFYSFGRWLLAGRLVRYLHPSDEELKKAAGIQSNGNLKGKGKRHDTRKGANNKEVKEETFTIPRSTPISLDTTKVEAIDLIHLHYYEEYLWIVDFALSAVIVYTLTEIYYMFGHANEMNISIIWCLLAIGFCTRILISQTVAYFKAEDGGERILIVTFGFFCLVLAMGVLVVDENVLEFGLGAGYKNFSDGATLLLQKEGVESAGPVHFLTFKIILAFVCAIIGALMTFPGLRMSKLHLDSLKYSKENPAKQILLHLNFILPYVILFLWIKPIGRDILCGLNWRITTKVFSESVFDNFRIVTFAVMCILRLMLLPTHVQSHLNSAYEKVESIRKESGRISNIEIKKMVARVFYFVSVVVIQYVVPVIILLFMAFLYKTLGDYSWSGTFGETAENYINSFRKEPTVSNITSSTNKTRTMLDEAENLSVAFSDLRAVFTPLFYRGILSFLTWWICASWTLAMTFGLYYHTRAEA; via the exons ATGGCAGTGCTTGGAGCACAACTTGTATTCAGTCTGATTGTGTTCAGCTTCCTGCAGAAGCTCTCCAGCTTTTATTCATTTGGGAGATGGCTACTTGCAG GCAGGCTGGTTCGCTATCTACATCCATCAGATGAAGAATTAAAGAAAGCAGCAGGGATACAGTCCAATGGTAATTTAAAAGGAAAAGGCAAGCGTCATGATACACGGAAAGGTGCaaataataaagaagttaaagAGGAAACTTTCACAATTCCTCGTAGCACACCGATTTCATTGGACACAACAAAAGTGGAAGCGATCGATCTCATACATTTACATTATTATGAAGAATATTTGTGGATAGTTGACTTCGCATTAAGTGCTGTGATAGTTTACACACTGACGGAGATTTATTACATGTTTGGACACGCAAACGAGATGAACATCAGTATTATTTGGTGCTTGTTGGCAATAGGTTTTTGTACAAGAATTTTGATTAGTCAGACTGTGGCGTATTTCAAGGCTGAAGATGGTGGAGAACGCATTCTTATCGTCACTTTTGGGTTCTTCTGTTTAGTTTTAGCAATGGGGGTTCTAGTTGTAGACGAAAATGTGTTAGAATTTGGACTCGGAGCTGGATACAAGAATTTTTCCGATGGTGCGACGTTATTGTTGCAGAAGGAAGGAGTTGAATCTGCAGGCCCTGTAcattttttgacatttaaaataattttggcaTTTGTTTGCGCAATAATTGGTGCATTAATGACATTCCCTGGTCTTAGGATGTCGAAACTGCATCTCGATTCTCTAAAATACAGCAAAGAGAACCCCGCAAAACAAATACTTCTCCATTTGAATTTCATACTGCCTTACGTTATCTTGTTTCTATGGATTAAGCCAATTGGTCGAGATATTTTATGCGGATTGAACTGGCGTATTACAACAAAAGTGTTCAGTGAGtcagtttttgataattttagaatCGTCACTTTTGCTGTCATGTGTATTTTACGACTTATGCTCCTCCCAACTCATGTACAGTCTCATCTGAACTCCGCCTATGAGAAGGTCGAAAGTATACGCAAGGAAAGCGGGCGCATCagtaacattgaaataaaaaagatggtGGCAAGAGTATTTTACTTTGTTAGTGTCGTAGTCATACAGTATGTTGTTCCAGTCATCATACTGCTGTTCATggcatttttgtataaaacactCGGAGATTATTCCTGGTCAGGAACATTTGGCGAGACTGCAGAAAACTACATTAACTCATTTAGAAAGGAACCAACAGTGAGCAATATAACTTcatcaacaaataaaacaagaacCATGTTGGATGAAGCAGAAAATCTCTCAGTAGCATTCTCAGACTTGCGGGCAGTTTTTACGCCTTTGTTTTATCGAGGAATTTTATCATTCCTTACATGGTGGATCTGTGCATCTTGGACTCTTGCAATGACTTTTGGCTTGTATTACCATACACGGGCAGAGGCATGA